A window from Myxococcus fulvus encodes these proteins:
- a CDS encoding SycD/LcrH family type III secretion system chaperone yields the protein MPEDPQDEAQLAARLQRWADGKSTLREVRGYSNDELYAIAKTAYFFFYQGRINEARTLFQGLYAVNPTDGYFAKALGVVEMAAGNGQGALAAFDVAAKLSPQDPSVYVGRAEVKLALGQKQQALEDLRRAAAMTPQDDPVVRKAGAMVTALTRR from the coding sequence ATGCCGGAGGACCCTCAGGACGAGGCACAGCTGGCGGCCCGGCTGCAGCGTTGGGCGGATGGAAAGTCCACGCTGCGCGAGGTGCGCGGCTATTCCAACGACGAGCTCTACGCCATCGCCAAGACGGCGTACTTCTTCTTCTACCAGGGGCGCATCAACGAGGCCCGCACGCTCTTCCAGGGCCTGTACGCCGTGAACCCCACGGACGGCTACTTCGCCAAGGCCCTGGGCGTGGTGGAGATGGCCGCCGGCAACGGGCAGGGCGCCCTGGCCGCCTTCGACGTGGCCGCCAAGCTTTCCCCGCAGGACCCGTCCGTCTACGTGGGCCGCGCCGAGGTGAAACTGGCCCTGGGTCAGAAGCAGCAGGCGCTGGAGGACCTTCGCCGCGCCGCGGCGATGACGCCCCAGGATGATCCCGTGGTGCGCAAGGCCGGCGCCATGGTGACGGCGCTCACCCGGCGCTGA
- a CDS encoding EscU/YscU/HrcU family type III secretion system export apparatus switch protein: protein MSDDAEIAIALKYDKENDGAPRVVAKGLRLKAEKIRAIAKEHGIPVMRNVPLANALYRVDVGQEVPEELYDAVAEVLNFIYELQREQAASGGR, encoded by the coding sequence ATGAGTGACGACGCCGAAATCGCCATCGCGCTGAAGTACGACAAGGAGAATGACGGCGCTCCGCGCGTGGTGGCCAAGGGCCTGCGGCTCAAGGCGGAGAAGATTCGCGCCATCGCCAAGGAGCACGGCATCCCCGTGATGCGCAACGTGCCCCTGGCCAACGCGCTGTACCGGGTGGACGTGGGCCAGGAGGTGCCCGAGGAGCTGTACGACGCGGTGGCCGAGGTCCTCAACTTCATCTACGAGCTCCAGCGGGAACAGGCCGCCTCGGGCGGCAGGTAG
- a CDS encoding tetratricopeptide repeat protein, which yields MTTTQAKAPVSENDVKPLSGPALLERATQGFDLFQEGRFQESLALFEELAGMDGSEAYFQTALGACHLALENLDQAEAYFNRAIELDPSDLTPFVNRGEVHLRQGKVMEAARDFNHAVSLDPEGKDPLSDRARKLAAAALESVEAAQSGAAERDSGSESP from the coding sequence ATGACGACGACCCAAGCCAAGGCGCCGGTCTCCGAGAATGATGTGAAGCCGTTGTCCGGCCCGGCGCTGCTGGAGCGGGCCACGCAGGGCTTCGACCTGTTCCAGGAAGGACGCTTCCAGGAGTCGCTGGCCCTCTTCGAGGAGCTGGCCGGCATGGATGGCTCGGAGGCGTACTTCCAGACCGCCCTCGGCGCCTGCCACCTGGCGCTGGAGAACCTGGACCAGGCGGAGGCCTACTTCAACCGGGCCATCGAGCTGGACCCCTCGGACCTGACGCCGTTCGTCAACCGGGGCGAGGTCCATCTGCGTCAGGGCAAGGTGATGGAGGCGGCGCGTGACTTCAACCACGCCGTCTCCCTGGACCCCGAGGGCAAGGACCCCCTGAGCGATCGCGCGCGGAAGCTGGCGGCCGCCGCGCTGGAGAGCGTGGAGGCTGCCCAGTCCGGCGCCGCCGAGCGCGACTCCGGCTCCGAGAGTCCCTGA
- the sctU gene encoding type III secretion system export apparatus subunit SctU, whose product MSDESGDKTEEPSQKKLDDSRKKGQVWKSKDLSGVAVLVVGLAALKASWDNVEKEISSLFLFSFDHMARGGDLSDATGQLLYLGVRALLLVTMPVLLGGAVIGGLMEFLQVGSLFTMDPLMPKLDKLNPLGGLKNMFSKKSLVELLKNLIKISVTAYVVYGVVRDAMPMVLETVRQDTHTIMVIMGELVTRVAARVALLFVIFAIFDVWWQRKSFMKDMMMSKDEVKKEYKESEGDPHHKAKRKEFHQEIMEGQQMEAVRDADVIVTNPDHVAVALKYDREKDGAPRVLAKGVDHKAERIKGIAREQEVPTLRNVPLAHALLRVEVGHEVPEELYDAVAEVLNFVYELKNGAPQAPAARA is encoded by the coding sequence ATGTCCGACGAGAGTGGAGACAAGACAGAAGAACCGTCGCAGAAGAAGCTCGACGACTCTCGCAAGAAGGGTCAGGTCTGGAAGAGCAAGGACCTGAGCGGCGTGGCGGTGCTCGTGGTGGGCCTGGCCGCCCTGAAGGCGAGCTGGGACAACGTCGAGAAGGAGATCTCCAGCCTCTTCCTCTTCAGCTTCGACCACATGGCCCGGGGCGGGGACCTGTCCGACGCGACGGGGCAGCTGCTCTACCTGGGCGTGCGCGCGCTCTTGCTCGTGACGATGCCGGTGCTCCTGGGCGGCGCGGTGATTGGCGGACTGATGGAGTTCCTGCAGGTGGGCTCCCTGTTCACCATGGACCCGCTGATGCCCAAGCTGGACAAGCTCAACCCGCTGGGCGGGTTGAAGAACATGTTCAGCAAGAAGTCGCTGGTGGAGCTGCTCAAGAACCTCATCAAGATTTCGGTCACCGCCTACGTCGTCTACGGCGTGGTGCGCGACGCGATGCCCATGGTGCTGGAGACGGTGCGCCAGGACACGCACACCATCATGGTCATCATGGGGGAGCTGGTGACGCGCGTGGCCGCGCGCGTGGCGCTGCTCTTCGTCATCTTCGCCATCTTCGACGTCTGGTGGCAGCGCAAGTCCTTCATGAAGGACATGATGATGTCCAAGGACGAGGTGAAGAAGGAGTACAAGGAGAGCGAAGGCGACCCGCACCACAAGGCCAAGCGCAAGGAGTTCCACCAGGAGATCATGGAGGGCCAGCAGATGGAGGCCGTGCGGGACGCGGACGTCATCGTCACCAACCCCGACCACGTGGCCGTCGCCCTCAAGTATGACCGGGAGAAGGACGGCGCCCCCCGGGTCCTCGCCAAGGGCGTGGACCACAAGGCCGAGCGCATCAAGGGCATCGCCCGCGAGCAGGAAGTCCCCACGCTGCGCAACGTGCCGCTGGCGCACGCGCTCCTGCGGGTGGAGGTGGGCCACGAGGTGCCGGAGGAGCTGTACGACGCGGTCGCCGAGGTCCTCAACTTCGTCTACGAGCTGAAGAACGGCGCCCCCCAGGCCCCCGCGGCCCGCGCATGA
- a CDS encoding flagellar biosynthetic protein FliR yields the protein MNAAELVSELAARTNFSAAIFTVALLMCRVMPVLIFSPFLGGEVVPTEMKMGIGLTLAIVLYPSIAHSVTTIPLSALPYIALMAKEIFIGFSMAFVVNGVFEAARIAGTLADTMSGSNNAQLYVPQLGQQVSLFSNLKVQLSVVLFLTLDGHHLVIRALADSLTTVPLDGFPRFSQGSWTFFDVLIRVFADMLRVSLALAAPATLAAFLTDVALGAINRVAPQIQVFFISMAIKPLVGVLITFLVLGTLIGRIQDELAHMLKVLHDALRLLA from the coding sequence ATGAACGCCGCGGAACTCGTGTCCGAGCTGGCTGCCCGGACCAACTTCTCCGCCGCCATCTTCACGGTCGCCCTGCTCATGTGCCGGGTGATGCCCGTGCTCATCTTCAGCCCGTTCCTGGGCGGCGAGGTGGTGCCCACGGAGATGAAGATGGGCATCGGCCTGACGCTGGCCATCGTCCTGTATCCGTCCATCGCGCACTCGGTGACGACCATTCCCCTGAGCGCGCTGCCGTACATCGCGCTGATGGCCAAGGAGATCTTCATCGGCTTCTCCATGGCCTTCGTCGTCAACGGCGTGTTCGAGGCCGCGCGCATCGCCGGCACGCTCGCGGACACCATGTCCGGCAGCAACAACGCCCAGCTCTACGTGCCGCAGCTCGGCCAACAAGTCTCGCTCTTCTCCAACCTGAAGGTGCAGCTGTCCGTGGTGCTCTTCCTCACCCTGGACGGCCACCACCTGGTCATCCGCGCCCTGGCGGACAGCCTCACCACGGTGCCGCTGGATGGCTTCCCGCGCTTCAGCCAGGGCTCGTGGACCTTCTTCGACGTGCTCATCCGCGTCTTCGCGGACATGCTGCGCGTCAGCCTGGCCCTGGCGGCCCCCGCCACGCTGGCCGCGTTCCTCACCGACGTGGCGCTGGGCGCCATCAACCGCGTGGCGCCGCAAATCCAGGTGTTCTTCATCTCCATGGCCATCAAGCCGCTCGTCGGCGTGCTCATCACCTTCCTGGTGTTGGGGACGTTGATTGGCCGCATCCAGGACGAGCTGGCCCACATGCTGAAGGTGCTCCACGACGCCCTTCGGCTGCTGGCCTAG
- the fliQ gene encoding flagellar biosynthesis protein FliQ codes for MNQLTFITQEALFLVLVVSAPPVLMSLLVGFMISLFQATTQIQEQTLTFAPKVIIVFGVLAMTGPWIGSQLVRFTFHVFDRFPALIK; via the coding sequence ATGAACCAGCTCACGTTCATCACCCAGGAAGCGCTGTTCCTGGTGCTCGTGGTCTCGGCCCCGCCGGTGTTGATGAGCCTGTTGGTGGGCTTCATGATCTCCCTGTTCCAGGCGACCACGCAGATCCAGGAGCAGACGCTCACCTTCGCCCCCAAGGTCATCATCGTCTTCGGGGTGCTCGCCATGACGGGCCCGTGGATCGGCAGCCAGTTGGTGCGCTTCACGTTCCACGTCTTCGACCGGTTCCCCGCCCTCATCAAATGA